DNA from Flavobacterium aestivum:
TGTTTACAACTTACACAAGTCCATGGTGGAGAAATGCAGGATATAATAATATCAAAGGAGAATATGTTCCTTTACAGTCTGGAAGAACGGTTACAGATATGCCTATAAGACAAACTTACTATTGGCCAAATAATGATGGAACACCTGCAGAAAGCGGTAGAGCAATGCTATTGGCAAGTTATGATGATGGCTCAAATATTGGCTTCTGGGACGGACTTAGACCTCAACGTAAAAAAGCTTGGAAAGAAGGTCTTTCTCATTCTGACATAGCTGATCCATACATTGGAGATGACGCTAATCTGGAAACAGTAGAAAGCGAAGCATTAAACCAGAAGTGGCATCAATACAAAGCACCAAGAAAAATGGTAGAAGAACTAAGCCGTCAATTAAAACAAATACACGATTTAGATTACACACCAATGGTGTATAGTGCCTCTTTCCGTGACTGGGGAGAAGATCCATATGGAGGTGGATGGAATAGCTGGAATATAGGCGTTAAAAGTTGGGAAGTAAAAGAAAAAATCGTTCACCCAATAGACAACTGCTCTCTATACATCTGTGGAGAAGCTTACTCTGACGCACAAGGTTGGGTTGAGGGAGCATTACAAACTGCAGACCTGATGCTAACCAAATTTATCGCAATAGAAAGCGAAGCTTCTGTTCTAAATGATGAGCTCATAGCAAAATAAAAAACAGACTCTTTAAAAAAATCACTGTATTAAAAATAATTATCGTTTTTAGTGCAGTGATTTTCATTTTTTAGCATCTCTAGATTTCAAATTCAGAATCTATATTAAACTTCATAATCAAGAATGCCACTCTATTCTTTGTATAATTATAGGATATGTTTTTTAGTGACTAAAATCAATAAAAACAAACAATTAAACAATTGTAAATCATATAATTAAAGCTATTTTTTCATAACTTTATGTGCTTTTTTACCTTATAAATAAAAAGGCAAAATATAACGTGGAGGTCAGAAACCACTATAAAAACGAGGCGAAACCAAAAGCCATACGAGTAGATAAAATTTTAACACCAATCAAAATGGAAGACAAACCAATCAAAATGGAAAATAAAAAGATAATTACTGTATTTGGTGCGACTGGTGCACAAGGCGGTGGACTAGCCAGAGCAATTTTGGCAGATAAAAACAGTGAATTTGCTGTAAGAGTTGTTACCAGAAACGCTAATTCAGATAAATCTAAAACATTCGCACAATTGGGTGCCGAAGTAGTCGAAGCCGACATAGATGATATCAAAAGCATTAAGAGAGCATTAGAAGGTGCTTATGGAGCTTATTTTGTTACCTTTTTTTGGGATCATTTCTCTGTTGAAAAAGAACAACAAGAAGTAAAAAACTTTGTAGAAGCTGCACTGGAATCTCATTTGCAACACATTATTTGGTCTACATTGGAAGACACCAGAAACTGGATGAAACTAGATGATGACAGAATGCCAACTCTAAATGGTAAATACAAAGTACCTCACTTTGACGGAAAAGGAGAAGCTGATCATTTCTTTACCGAAGCAGGCTTACCAACTACATTTTTAAGAACTTCCTTTTACTGGGACAATTTTATTCATTTTGGAATGGGGCCTAAAAAAGGAGAAGATGGTAATTACTATATAGCCTTCCCTATGGATGATAAAAAGCTATCTGCCATTGCCTCCGAAGATATTGGAAAATGTGCCTATGGAATATTCAAAAAAGAAAAAGAATTAATTGGAAAAACAGTTGGTATTGTAGGTGAAAAACTAAACGGAAATGAGATGGCCGCCAAACTATCAAAAGCCTTAGATAAAAATGTAATTTTTAATCCAGTAAGTCCAGAAGCGTATCGCAATTTTGGATTTCCAGGTGCCGAAGATTTAGGTAACATGTTTCAGTTTAAAAGAGATTTTAATGATGATTTTAACGGAGTCCGCAATGAAGTCTTCTCAAAAGAACTGAATCCTGAATTACAAAATTTTGACAAATGGCTCTCTGCCAATGCTTCCCGAATTCCTATTGAATAAAAAATCGTAATGAAAATAAATCATTAATCCCCGTTGGGTGTAATTCAAAAGGCAATTACACCCAACGGGCATTAATAACGAGTTCTAAAATGAAGCTTTCCTTTTTCAAAGAGAAAAAACTCAAGAACTTGTATTCAAAAAACAGTATACAACAACCAATCAAATATGGATTCATTCTCACATGTAGTTTTGGGAGCAGCTATAGGCGAAGCTATGCTAGGCAAAGAAATAGGTCGAAAAGCAATCCTATATGGAGTTTTAGCCAGTAATCTCCCAGACATAGATGTGTTCGGGACACTTTTTTTTAGTGATTCACAACAATTACTATTTCATCGTGGCATTACGCATTCATTTTTGTTTATAACACTAATTTCAGTTCTATTGGGTTGGCTCACCAAAAGATGGTCTAAAGACAGCCCCGTAAACTGGATCAATATGACGTGGTTATTCTTCATAGCCATGCTGTCACACATACTGCTAGATTCACTTACCGCTTATGGCACAGGATTATTTGAACCCTTTAGCAATTACAGAATATCCTTCAATACCATTTTTGTTGCAGATCCATTATATACATTTCCATTTTTCTTTTGTGTTTTATTGGCTTTTAGAGCAAAAAATGGTTCACCACAACGAACAAGATGGAATAATGCCGGTCTGTGCATTAGTTCCTTCTATTTGATTCTTGCAATTCTAACCCATCAGTATGTCTATCATGTAATGGAGAAATCCTTAAAAGAGCAAAGAATAACATTCGATCATTTCACAGTCACTCCTACTCCACTAAATATTTTTTTATGGATGGGATATTCACATGACAAAGATGGAGCATGGATAGGATACTACTCTATTTTTGATAAAGAAAAAAAAGTAAATTATTATCGAGTACAACGAAATGACTCATTACTTCTTCCCTTTGCAAGCGAAAGATCAGTAAAGGATCTTAAACGACTTTCAAAAGGGAACTATACCGTAACAAGAGAAGATTCTTCCCTATATTTTAATGACATCCGCTTTGGTCAAATAAGCGGATGGGATAAACCAAATGAAGCTTTTGCTTTCAAGTACAACCTCAACAAAAACACCGATAACAAAAGAGCTTTGAATAGAATCAAACATAAAGAATCTATGTGTGTAATATTTGCGTCCTTACTAAAACGAATTAAAGGGAAATAGATCATCCATACATCATTACACTGTCTTTACAAAATAAAAAAAATCTAGGAATAGATTAAATCATGATTAACAATTTTTCAAAGTCCTATTTCGGCCCTAACCCTCGCTAGAAAAAGCAAAGTCGGGGATTGTTTAAGATTCGGCCGGCTATAATAAACATTTTAAATATTTAAATTATGAAAAAAGCAAACATTGTATTCGTACACGGACTTTGGGCTGATGGTTCCTGCTGGAATGAAGTGGCGCCAGCGCTAATGGCTGAAGGCCATGAAGTGATTTCTGTACAAAACCCTTTATCATCACTGGCAGATGATGTAGCGGCTGTTCGCCGAGCCTTTGCTAAGCTGGATGGACCAATTGTATTGGTAGGCCATTCATGGGGCGGAGTAGTAATAACAGCAGCCGGAACCAACCCAAAAGTAAAAGCCCTAGTATATGTGGCTGCCCTAGCCCCCGACGAAGGCGAAACAATAGGAGAACTGACAAAAGATTATCAAACTGCCGTATTTCAGCATCTGGAAGTAGTAGACGATTATATTTGGGTAACCCGAGAGGGTATACAAAAACATTTTGCATCTGATCTTACTGAAAAAGAATCGGAGCTAATCTATTATACACAAGGCCCTGCAGCAGCAGGATTGTTTGTCGAAAAAATGACAGCACCTGCATGGAAGAATACACCCAACTGGTATATTTTGGCTACAAACGATGAAGCCGTTAGCCCGGAACTGCAACGTATAATGTCAAAAAGAATTGGGGCTACGGTAACTGAAATAGAATCGAGTCATGTTCCGATGATATCTAAACCTCAGGAAGTACTGCAGGTAATAAAAGCAGCTATTGACAGTTTGTAATTTTGATTCATACAATATTTATCAACCAAAGTGAATACCATTTTGGTTGATAAATTTCTATCCCTCGGCAATATTTCGACCTTTAAGCTCAATTATCTCTCAGAGTCAAAAATCAATAAAAATCCATCATATCACACAAAATATTACCTATAAAAAATTTTGAAAAGTATTCATAAAATTAAAATTCATTTAATTATTTGTAAGAAAAAAAGCTATACATTTGAAAGGGCATAAACGAAACAATCAAACACAAATTTTTAAAATTTAAGAGATGGATAATAGCTTGATAGAAATTGAACGACTTTTTGAAAACCTTAAATTCGCTTGGAATGAAGGCCATAGTGAACTTTATGCATCATACTTTACCGATGACTGCGACTATGTTGCTTTTGACGGACAACATTTGAAAGGAAAAATTGAAAATGCTCAATTACACAATAAACTATTCAAAAGCATCTTAAAAGGGTCGAAATTGACAGGAAAAATTAAAACAACCAAATTCATTACGTCCGACATTGCTATTTTTTATGCAGTTGGTGCCGTTCAATTGAGTTTTCAAAAAAACGTACCCAAGAACAAGCTTTCTATAAATACAAACGTGGTAATAAAAGAAAATGGTGTTTGGAAAATTTCATCTTTTCAAAATACAAGAATAAAAAAACCGAACTTTTTTCAACGATTATTCGCAAAATAGAGCGAAGAAAGTAATAAATTTGTAAAAACGACTGGCAATTAAGACAATAAAAAGCTTCAAATAAAACTGACTTTCGTCTATTTACCCAAACTTAGATAAGCTTTGCGAAAATTTATTTTGTACATAGCTATACTACAAAACCAACTCAATTACTATAAATCATTAAAACAATTATTCAATGAAATCATTAGTAAGGACTTTTATACTCATGGCAGCAATGACATTTACATACAATTGTTATTGTCAGACACTGCCCACGGACACGGTTAAAGAAACTTTACTAAAAAACGGATGGAAAACCGATCATATATTAGGGCTTGACCCTAATACCGAAACATACAAACTGACAAAATATAATCCTCAAGAAATATTTGCTGGAAACCTTACTCAATTTTTAGATAATTCAACTTTTCATAGCCAGTATACAGCCTGGTGTGGTAATGACAATTTTACTAACGTTTTTGGAAAATACAAATTTCTGGACAAAGACAAAATTGCTATTGCTGTAGATACAGTAACCTATTCCGGAGGATGGACCAAACCAACTGAACATAGAAAATCAAATTATTCGACCTTTACTATATCAATTGTAAAAGATACATTAATATTGACAAGACAGAAATAACTAGACATGCCTTTTGACATGAATAGCAAAGTACAACATATAACAAAACCTGCCCAAAAGCGGGTTTTCGTTTTTCTAAGACAATATTTTGGTAAAAGAATTTAAAAATAAAGTAAGAAACAAAAAATACGATAATGGAAATTGACAATTTATTGAAGCAAGTGAATTTTATTAAAGAAATAGATAAAATAAAATACATTCAGCGCAAAACCAAACTATTCAATAGCGACAGAAACGAGAACGATGCTGAACATAGTTGGCATTTAGCCATGATGGCAATTGTTTTAGCCGAACATTCGAATGAAAAAATCGATTTGCTAAAAGTTATAAAAATGGTTCTCATTCACGACATTGTAGAAATAGATGCCGGCGATACTTTTATTTATGACACCGTAAAAAATCACACCAATACTGACGAAGAATCTCTAGCTGCAAATCGAATCTTTGGAATCCTACCCCAAAAACAAGCCGAAGAATTAATTGAAATTTGGAAAGAATTTGAAAAAGGGGAAACAAACGAGGCTAAATTTGCAAAGAGCATGGATCGGTTTGAACCTCTATTGCAAAACACATCAAATAATGGTGGAACTTGGAGAGAGTTCAATGTAGATTATGCAAAAGTCTATGAGAAGAAAAAGGAAATTAAGAAAGGCTCTGAAACAATTTGGAAGTATTCAGAAGCCTTAATTAATGAAAGTGTAGAAAAAGGAATTCTAATTAAAAATTAACATGATTGCAACTAAAAAGAGAAATGCTGTTAACGCTATATTAGCTGAATATCAAAAAGCAATTTTGGAACTACAGAGTGTAATTCAAAACATCTCTGATGAAGATTTGGCATTTATAATTGATACAGAAACAAAAGACCCAGACTGTAAATCAATCCAAACTGTTCTTGCACACGTTGTGAGTTCAGGATATTCCTACTGCATTTATATTCGAGAACTAAAAAATGAAGGTATAACTCGCCCTGAGAAAATAAACCGTAAATCCGTTTCTGAATATAAAAAAGATTTAGACGATGTTATACAGTTTACTTATGACACTTTTTCTAACATTTCAGATAATGAGATAGAAAAATTTGATGAATCAGAAAAAATGAGGACTTCATGGAAACAATTGTACGATATAGAGCAAATGATGGAACACGCAATCGTACATGTTTTGCGTCACAGAAGACAAATAGAGAATTTTAAAACTCAGCTAGGTAAGTAATATTAGTGATTATCAAACTGAGCAGCATTTTGCGATAAACTAGGAGCTTTCTCTAGCAACTGAAACCTATTTATTTGCCGTTTTTTTTGATTGATTTTGAAGAAGATACACTCTAAATTCAAATAGCTTATTTGGATTATTTTTTCACATTTTTTTTAAAAAAAGCATTTTTTAAACAACTTTATTTCCATATGACTTAAAAATCGTACATTTATGAGCTTTTAAATTATCAAACACTCCCCCATGGAAAAATTAAAAAAGTTAATACAAGATTTAGAAAGTAAAATACCTAATCAAGAAATACTTAATCCAGCAATCTCAAAATCATCTGTTGGTTGGCATATTGAACATTCGCTCTTAACAATAATATTAATCGTTGGAGCATTGCAAAAATCAAATCCGGAAAATTATAAATGGAAATTTAATTTCAAACGCGTTTTAATATTCACCATAAATAAAATTCCAAGAGGAAGAGCCAAAGCACCTAAAGTGGTTCAGCCCAAAGAAGATGTCAACATAGAATCCTTAAGAAATCATCTTGAAAAAGGAAAAGCAAAATTAGCCGAGTTAAATTCCATAAGTGATAAAAACTATTTTGAACATCCATATTTAGGTCATTTAACTTTAAAACCAACTATCAAATTTCTTGAAATTCACACCAATCATCATCTGCAAATTATAAATGATATAATAAAAAGTAATTCATAGAGCTTTTTACACATTCGCTTACAGTCACATTTATCCAATATCCTTTTATAAAAAAATAAAAGGGAATAGTATTGTATTTTAAGACTAATACTCACTTTATTAATAAAAATCATTTTTTCAAAAAACCACAAAACACAATTAACCAAATAGTTACACTAAACAGTATTGAAATAAGAACCTACAATTTCATTTTTTGACCTATGTCAATATTTAAGATTAGGAACAATCGCACATTTGCACTGTTATTAATTTTAAAACATTAAAAAAATGAAAAAGAAGTATTTTAAATACATCAACACACTATTTGTAGTTATACCAATGACATTAATTATGGCATTTGTGGGTCTAATGAGAAACTATGGTTTTGGAGAAGATTGGTTCCTGAAATTCTTAAAAGCATGGAGCGTAATGTTACCTGTAGCCTATTTAGCTGCATTTATTATTATTCCAAATGCTAGAAAATTATCTGAAAAAATAACCGCTTAGAAATGGTACTTACAGAATTACATCCTCTCACAGAATTTGGCACAACTAGCCAAGAACGTGTAGAAAATGCTTTAAGACATCTTCAAAACGGAAAAGGAATTTTACTAACTGATAATGAAGACAGGGAAAATGAAGGTGATCTTATTTTCCCTGCTCAAAGCATAAACTCACAAGATATGGCAATGATGATAAGAGAATGCAGCGGTATTGTTTGTCTTTGCCTAACCAATAACAAAGCCGATGAACTGAATTTGCCTTATATGGTAACAGAAAATACCAGTCATTTTCAAACTCCTTTTACCATCACAATAGAAGCCACAAAAGGCATCACAACTGGGGTCTCAGCATCAGACAGAATTAAGACCATTCAAGCAGCTTGCAATCTAAATGCAAAACCATCAGATTTAGCAAGACCAGGACATATTTTTCCTTTACGGGCAAAAAACAATGGCGTTCTAGAAAGAAACGGACATACAGAAGGCAGCATCGATTTGATGAAACTAGCCTATCTAGAACCTCAAGCCGTTCTGTGCGAATTAATGAATCCAGACGGAAGCATGGCCAAACTATCAAGAATTATCGATTTTGCAAAACAAAACAATTTAATAGTATTATCAATAGAAGATATTATCTATTACCGTAAATTTGTTAGAGACTATATTTAATTTTTACAATGCAAGAACAACTGTCTAATTACATAAAAAAGAGTATTGATGTTACGGACGAAGATTTAGAAATTATTCTTTCTTATTTCAAACCAATAAAAAAAAACAAAAATGACCTTTTACTTTCACAAGGAGAAACCAGCCAACAAACTTTTTTTGTTGGCAAAGGTTGTTTAAGGATTTTCTTTGTAAACGAAGAAGGAAAAGATGTCACGAGATATATTGCTTTCGAGAATCAGTTTGCAACGGCATTAGTTAGCTTTATAACCAAATCACCCTCAACAGAATACATACAAGTCATAGAAAAATCAGAAATCTTATATATAAACCACCGAGATTTTACTAATTTAATGGAAATCGTTCCTAAATGGAGAGAATTTTATTGTAAATATCTGGAGAAAGCATACGTGAATAACACCAATAGATTAATGTCATTTACCACAATGGACGCTTTAGAAAGATACAACCAATTATTAAAGATAAATCCAACTGTTGTGAGACGATTGTCTAATAAAGTTGTGGCTTCCTATATAAATGTTTCTCAAGAAACTTTAAGTCGTTTAAAATCTAAAAACTAGTTTTTTGACTTAAATCAAAGTTTACACTATTTTTAATATTCAATTTTGTACTCATAAAAACAAATAAAATTATGAGTGAACAAGATTATTCAATAGCCGTACAAAAAGGTATAGTATTAAACAATAAAAAAATTGCAGAAAACACTTTCCATCTTAAAATTCAGAGCGAAGATTTCAAAAAGATGGAATATATTGCAGGATTTACACTTGATATCTATTTAGGGAATCCGTTTGAACAACCGGAAATAGAAGATAGAAAATATTCTTTTTGGGATTATGATCCAATTTATAATAATGCTGATATCGCAATTTGTACTTTTTCAAAAGGCAAAGGTGCGAATTGGATAAAAACAATTAAACCAGGAGATGCCATATATTTTAAACAACCTAAAGGCAAACTTTTGGCAGATAATAATGCCGAAAATTATTTATTGATTGGGGACACAACGTCGCTCTCACATTTGTATGAAATAAACAGAAACTTATCAATATCCAAAAACATTTTCAGTTTTATATACGTTAATCAATCACAAGATATTTTTCCAGATATTGACTTAAGTTATCCATTAAATTTCCATGTTATAAATCCAGTTTCAGCAGAAATTATTCTAAAAAAAATCATAGAGGAACTACCCGATAATTTAGACAATACAATAGCCTATATTTTTGGAGAACCAGAAACTTGCATAACCATACATAACTATTTGAAAAAAGATAGAAATTTCCCAATACAAAATCTACGAACAAAGCCATTTTGGAAAACAAATAAATAACCATTTCTAATTCAAATCATTGAATTACAAGTAGATAACCATATATGCATAAAATCTATCTTTCTCCGCGAAACTATAAAAAGCAATATCAAACCTAGTGTAACGTCTGGATACGGTGTCTCAAAAAAATGACAGATTCGTTTTATATTCCCAATTTAATTTTTCAAACAAAAAAGGTAAAAAAAGATTAAAAAGAGGTAATATTTTATAACTAAATTTGAATAACTCTTACACTTTAATTTTCAACACTTTATTAATCAAAAATATATTCTTTTTCAATGTTCATAGGCTTTGTCACAAAAAATAAAAGCTCTAAATTAGCAGTCTAATTTTTATAAAAAAAAACAATGAAAAATACTGCTTTAACGCACATACATGAGGGTTTGGGAGCAAAAATGCTACCGTTTGCTGGATACAATATGCCTATTCTTTATGATGGGGTAAATACTGAACATGAAACAGTTAGAAATGCTGTAGGAGTGTTTGATGTATCTCACATGGGTGAATTTATTCTCTCTGGTCCAAATGCATTGGCCTTAATACAAAAAGTAACTTCAAATGATGCTGCAACATTAACAATTGGTAGAGCTCAATATTCTTGCTTACCAAATAATGAAGGTGGAATTGTAGATGATTTAATTGTCTATAAATTGAAAGAAGAAGAATATTTATTGGTTGTAAATGCATCGAATATTGATAAAGATTGGGAATGGATTTCTGCTCACAACGATTTGGGTGTAGATATGAAAAACCTATCTGATGAATATTCATTATTAGCAATTCAAGGACCTAAAGCAGTAGAAGCTATGCAATCTTTATCTTCTATAGATTTAGGAGCTATTACTTATTATCATTTTGAAGTAGCAGATTTTGCAGGTAGAGATAATGTAATCATTTCAGCTACAGGATATACAGGATCTGGAGGTTTTGAAATTTATTGTAAAAATGAAGATGTAGAACACATTTGGAACAAAGTGTTTGAAGCAGGAGCTTCTTTCGGAATTAAGCCAATTGGTTTAGCTGCTCGTGATACTTTACGTTTAGAAATGGGATTCTGTTTATACGGAAACGATATCAACGATACAACTTCACCATTAGAAGCTGGATTAGGTTGGATTACTAAATTCAATAAAGAATTCACCAATTCTGAGAATTTAAAAAAGCAAAAAGAAGCAGGGGTAACAAAAAAATTAATAGCTTTTGAAATGCAAGAGCGTTCAGTGCCAAGACACGATTACGAAATTGTTGATGCAACTGGTACTGTAATTGGAGTTGTAACTTCTGGAACTATGTCACCATCTATGAACAAAGGAATTGGACTAGGTTATGTAACTACAGAAAACAGTGCTGTAGACAGTGATATCTTCATTAGAATTAGAAAAAATGATGTTGCTGCCAAAGTAGTAAAATTGCCTTTCTATAAAAAATAAAAAGATTAAATGAACAAAATTTCGCTTGTAATATTCTTGTTCACAAATACTCTATTTGCGCAAAATAGCAATTCTACATGTGAAATTCTATTCAAAATAAATACTCTCATTCAAGCAGAGCATATTAATCCAAAGCCGGTAAACGACAGTTTATCGGCTTATGTTTTTGATAACTTAATGAATGAATTGGATCCGTCAAGAAACATTTTTTACAAATCACAAATTGATGCCCTTTCCAGTAAATACCGTCTTAATTTAGACGAATTGATTCTAAACAAAAACTGTTCTTTTATATCCGAAATCAAAGCTCTTTACAAAGCAAATCTTGAAAGAAACAAACTCGTTTTAGACAAAATAAGCAAAGAAAACCTCGATTTCAACCAGCTAGACACAATACGATTCAAACAAAAAAATTTCAATTTTTATCTAAAAGAAAGTGAAGTTGATAAAGTTTGGAATAAAAAAATCCGTTACGAAATATTAAATGATATTTCTGGAAAAAGTAAAAATTTAGATTCTATAAAAAGCAACTTTACTTCATTAGCCTTAAAATCAAAAAAAGCAATTATTGATAATGAGATTTGTAAAATCAATGCCTTAACAAAAAGCGACAAACCTTTTGAAGACGGGCTTTACAATATCTTTTGTACTTATTTTGACCCACACACAAATTATTTCAGTAACGATTCTAAATCCAGTT
Protein-coding regions in this window:
- a CDS encoding Crp/Fnr family transcriptional regulator, which codes for MQEQLSNYIKKSIDVTDEDLEIILSYFKPIKKNKNDLLLSQGETSQQTFFVGKGCLRIFFVNEEGKDVTRYIAFENQFATALVSFITKSPSTEYIQVIEKSEILYINHRDFTNLMEIVPKWREFYCKYLEKAYVNNTNRLMSFTTMDALERYNQLLKINPTVVRRLSNKVVASYINVSQETLSRLKSKN
- a CDS encoding HD domain-containing protein; translated protein: MEIDNLLKQVNFIKEIDKIKYIQRKTKLFNSDRNENDAEHSWHLAMMAIVLAEHSNEKIDLLKVIKMVLIHDIVEIDAGDTFIYDTVKNHTNTDEESLAANRIFGILPQKQAEELIEIWKEFEKGETNEAKFAKSMDRFEPLLQNTSNNGGTWREFNVDYAKVYEKKKEIKKGSETIWKYSEALINESVEKGILIKN
- a CDS encoding NmrA/HSCARG family protein; translation: MEDKPIKMENKKIITVFGATGAQGGGLARAILADKNSEFAVRVVTRNANSDKSKTFAQLGAEVVEADIDDIKSIKRALEGAYGAYFVTFFWDHFSVEKEQQEVKNFVEAALESHLQHIIWSTLEDTRNWMKLDDDRMPTLNGKYKVPHFDGKGEADHFFTEAGLPTTFLRTSFYWDNFIHFGMGPKKGEDGNYYIAFPMDDKKLSAIASEDIGKCAYGIFKKEKELIGKTVGIVGEKLNGNEMAAKLSKALDKNVIFNPVSPEAYRNFGFPGAEDLGNMFQFKRDFNDDFNGVRNEVFSKELNPELQNFDKWLSANASRIPIE
- a CDS encoding DUF2798 domain-containing protein, whose translation is MKKKYFKYINTLFVVIPMTLIMAFVGLMRNYGFGEDWFLKFLKAWSVMLPVAYLAAFIIIPNARKLSEKITA
- the gcvT gene encoding glycine cleavage system aminomethyltransferase GcvT, whose amino-acid sequence is MKNTALTHIHEGLGAKMLPFAGYNMPILYDGVNTEHETVRNAVGVFDVSHMGEFILSGPNALALIQKVTSNDAATLTIGRAQYSCLPNNEGGIVDDLIVYKLKEEEYLLVVNASNIDKDWEWISAHNDLGVDMKNLSDEYSLLAIQGPKAVEAMQSLSSIDLGAITYYHFEVADFAGRDNVIISATGYTGSGGFEIYCKNEDVEHIWNKVFEAGASFGIKPIGLAARDTLRLEMGFCLYGNDINDTTSPLEAGLGWITKFNKEFTNSENLKKQKEAGVTKKLIAFEMQERSVPRHDYEIVDATGTVIGVVTSGTMSPSMNKGIGLGYVTTENSAVDSDIFIRIRKNDVAAKVVKLPFYKK
- a CDS encoding metal-dependent hydrolase, whose amino-acid sequence is MDSFSHVVLGAAIGEAMLGKEIGRKAILYGVLASNLPDIDVFGTLFFSDSQQLLFHRGITHSFLFITLISVLLGWLTKRWSKDSPVNWINMTWLFFIAMLSHILLDSLTAYGTGLFEPFSNYRISFNTIFVADPLYTFPFFFCVLLAFRAKNGSPQRTRWNNAGLCISSFYLILAILTHQYVYHVMEKSLKEQRITFDHFTVTPTPLNIFLWMGYSHDKDGAWIGYYSIFDKEKKVNYYRVQRNDSLLLPFASERSVKDLKRLSKGNYTVTREDSSLYFNDIRFGQISGWDKPNEAFAFKYNLNKNTDNKRALNRIKHKESMCVIFASLLKRIKGK
- a CDS encoding SgcJ/EcaC family oxidoreductase, encoding MDNSLIEIERLFENLKFAWNEGHSELYASYFTDDCDYVAFDGQHLKGKIENAQLHNKLFKSILKGSKLTGKIKTTKFITSDIAIFYAVGAVQLSFQKNVPKNKLSINTNVVIKENGVWKISSFQNTRIKKPNFFQRLFAK
- a CDS encoding SIP domain-containing protein, producing the protein MSEQDYSIAVQKGIVLNNKKIAENTFHLKIQSEDFKKMEYIAGFTLDIYLGNPFEQPEIEDRKYSFWDYDPIYNNADIAICTFSKGKGANWIKTIKPGDAIYFKQPKGKLLADNNAENYLLIGDTTSLSHLYEINRNLSISKNIFSFIYVNQSQDIFPDIDLSYPLNFHVINPVSAEIILKKIIEELPDNLDNTIAYIFGEPETCITIHNYLKKDRNFPIQNLRTKPFWKTNK
- the ribB gene encoding 3,4-dihydroxy-2-butanone-4-phosphate synthase; the protein is MVLTELHPLTEFGTTSQERVENALRHLQNGKGILLTDNEDRENEGDLIFPAQSINSQDMAMMIRECSGIVCLCLTNNKADELNLPYMVTENTSHFQTPFTITIEATKGITTGVSASDRIKTIQAACNLNAKPSDLARPGHIFPLRAKNNGVLERNGHTEGSIDLMKLAYLEPQAVLCELMNPDGSMAKLSRIIDFAKQNNLIVLSIEDIIYYRKFVRDYI
- a CDS encoding DinB family protein, producing MIATKKRNAVNAILAEYQKAILELQSVIQNISDEDLAFIIDTETKDPDCKSIQTVLAHVVSSGYSYCIYIRELKNEGITRPEKINRKSVSEYKKDLDDVIQFTYDTFSNISDNEIEKFDESEKMRTSWKQLYDIEQMMEHAIVHVLRHRRQIENFKTQLGK
- a CDS encoding alpha/beta fold hydrolase codes for the protein MKKANIVFVHGLWADGSCWNEVAPALMAEGHEVISVQNPLSSLADDVAAVRRAFAKLDGPIVLVGHSWGGVVITAAGTNPKVKALVYVAALAPDEGETIGELTKDYQTAVFQHLEVVDDYIWVTREGIQKHFASDLTEKESELIYYTQGPAAAGLFVEKMTAPAWKNTPNWYILATNDEAVSPELQRIMSKRIGATVTEIESSHVPMISKPQEVLQVIKAAIDSL